From Arachis hypogaea cultivar Tifrunner chromosome 3, arahy.Tifrunner.gnm2.J5K5, whole genome shotgun sequence:
aagtgaaaaattttaaaataacaactatatttatttaataagatctaaaaaaattaacattttttgtATACAATTAATAAtagtttgataaaattatttatataaaaaaattttactataaaagaactaaaatttgaaaatatagaatctaaaaatacaaataaaaaatagttttgtaataatttgattatttttattattttatctaaataattttgtttattaaattgtaaaaatattattaaaattagcaagattgagaaatattaaaaatatattataaagaatttttttaaaaataaatttgattattaattttttaaaataaatttgattattaattcttaattaattaatttctttttttatttgacaaataATTTATTTGTCATATATGCATTTAGAAGCATTTTGGTTAGACAGTTAGGCCCTTGTTGCCACTACGTTTgacaaaatatacaaaaagtcCCCCAATAATATTCACATCCGTTCGACTTGCGCTCTGACTCAACTTCACATAAATTGACGGCTACGGAGACCTTTTCTAAATACAGCTTGGACATAGCTTCCCATAAATTCGGTTCACCTTTGTTATACTTACCTTTCTAACCGATTGCACGCCCTTCGTGTTCCTACTTGATCCGTGTCTACCAAAATCGTGTGCTATCAATTTGCACtctttacattttttattttatatctaaacGATATATAAGAATGGAATATCACATTCCGGCATTGTACAATGCAATACCAGAACCGCTTCCTAAAAGGTAATTTATATGGTTCTCCTAATATTAGCTCTAGCGGAACAGTTGGAAGCTAAAGTAGCCGTATTCGTTGGGGTGGCTTAATGCGCTGGAAAAGTAGGAACACTTAGAGTCCATTACTGTGCAGATATGGTGAAACATTTCAGTGAATCAGTAAAACCTAACCTAATGTAAAACAAACACATACAAACCAAAAAAACATACACACACACATCACACCACATTAGTATTGTAAGAATCGGACTGGACCGATCAAAAAATCGGTAAACGAGTCACCTAACTGGTTCGGTTAAGTAATTTGACTGGATAAGAAACAGAATCGAATTGAATCGTCTGGTTGTGGAGAAAATCGACAAACCCAAGGTTTTGTATAACCCGACCAGTtcgaaattctttttttttttctggccaAAACAACCGTCGTTTTaggttttatagaaaaaaaaaacacaaaacactcgAACCGGCCCCATCCCCATCCCTATTGAGCCATTCCCCCTAACCAATCCCCTCAACGACACCCATTCCCTAGTGAGGCAGTAAGCTAGCAATCCCTCCAGACTCCAACCCCACTGGCCGTCTTGTCGTCTTTGTCTTCACGGACACGATGTGGCCCGACAACCTTCCTACACGTCGCGTTTTGGCTCGCAGTTTCACAGGTCGTCTTCTTCGTCGCAGCTCCTTGCTCCGCGGCTCCTTGCTTCGTCAGCGCCATCATCGTTTCCTCTCCGTCACTGCTGCCTCCTTGTCGCAAGAGTCTGCTTCGTCTTATTCAGACAAGTTGGTCTCCAACTCTCCTCACTCTTCTGCGTTAGTGAAGTGAAAGCATGAAATTCAttatttctgattttttttgttattcaattggattttaatttaattaagtgAGTGAATAACTAATTAATGATGTTAAATTGTTGATTATGAATTTGTATATGTTATATTGTTAATTATAACTCGttgaatttattaattcttgGCCGCGTAATATATATAGGTTAATGGCAAATTGATGTTTATTTTCTGATTATTAATGTTTATGGTTGTTTTATTGGCATACCAAACTTTATACTATATTCATCCCAGCCACTCTTCACTGCTACACAGTCATCTCTAGAAATTATGTAGCAATCTTCAATTTTAGTGTTTGTACAAGagtctaaaaataagaaaaaaatcaataaaatgttaaaaaaaacttattaatCTATATTCTATATGATTTGTTTAGGCGAGTTTGTTTCTGTTAAATGTTAATGCAACTAACCTGTCTAGCACACATCAACATTTAACATAGACATATTAATAATAAGGATTAAAACTATATGTTTAAATTTTACCGAAAAtacttatttcaatttttttttggttatttggTATATAATTATGTATAATGACTTTGTATAATTAAAGGAcaatttgttttaataaattaagtcttttaaatatttatatgtaatataaaTTAAGGTTCTTAGTTAATATGGGGTTGTTCAAATAGTAAAcgacttaaatttattttttgaaatttagtgTGTGCAATTATATATCTCGACTCATCTATCGCAATTAGGTGTACAACCTAGATCCAGTCTAAATTAGAAAAAGTTTTGAATATCGGATAaacaaccaaaaaaattaaatgtacaaaATACATCATTATGAGTTACTTATTAAGTTTGAGATTTTCTTTGATATAATCTTAAGTGGGTTAGAGATTAAAGAAATCAATAATCTAAATATAAGTGTATATTCAAATAAAAGTAAattcaatatttatatataagtgTATATTGATTATGTAAATTAAacaatttaacaaattaaatataaacaattacttcaaataaaagtaaattcaatatttatatataaacaatATAAAATTATCTAGCAAATCAAGAAGATTAAAATTATAGATACTTATCATATTCTcatatttattttcaataaaaatcataCTATAATAAATGATTAATCTTTACAAAGATGATATGTTTTTTAAGGATATTCaatcataatataaaaaattaaaataaacttattaataaacatatttttttatctttaaaagtatctctaatattaattttatctttaatattttaaaattgtttcaattatatttttagatgctaattttatataaattctaGTTCTTCTGTGTTCAAACAATAAATTATGTTATTATTGATACATTATTAAATTCTCTATTAATATTGTCAATCTCTAAAATTATTataagtaaaatatatttaaagcgtaaaaaataaaattgaacaaaATTCTTGAAATAATATGAAAGTAAATATAAATATTGAAAACAAATGGcatatttattcaattttataatataattaatgaacagtgtatttattttaaaatataatttcatatgtcccaaattttatattaataaattcagttgttatagatattttttacttcttataaaatgtTAAAAACATCTAAACTaagtttgttaaatttttttacagtaacctaacaaattaaaagaatttaatgattttttaaaaaaaataattctctaatatttatttatattaattttttttaaaatgtgacaCATATAAAGTTATTAACAAGTTCTACTTTAAAaatcaaaaagagaaaaaagaattataccattctgtgattattattactgtaaattgtattaatataatttataattttatctattttatctactattttattttggATCAAGGACTCATTAAAACTTTAGCTAAAGTGTGACTTCTATTTAATAAAATAGTGCATGACTCATCAGTTATTACTCCAAGCAAGTAGCACAAAAATATCTTTCTCACTCTTATAGTCTTATAAGATGGAATACTGGATCAACACATTTTTTTTCTCCATGCACTTAGAAAAATAGAGTTTACTctacaaaatttatcaaaatctCCACCATctacatattttaatatatatttcaatGGCTAAAAGTAATAGAATAGCATATTTTCCTCAAATACAACTGTACATGTGaacatttttcatatatatatattacgcaCGTTATATATGTTATAAACAATATAcatgttatttaaaaatatattaacacatatattaattttaattatgaatatagaTTATGTAAATATCTTTGTATATTAGTCTAATATTTTCATCGTTATTTACTATTTATGTTTAGATAACGAGAATTTTAAAATCGAAAAAATTAGTTCCACTAAAATGATATAATTACTTTATCAATCAcatttattatttgaaattatattacaCCACTAAGTACTAATATcaatattattcatttttttttgaaaaattatcgtATATGTATTGGTATAATTCAGAGGCGGAACTGGATTAACTTTTAAGGAGgagccaaaaaaaattttataattaacaaaaaatagaataaaaattttaagggGAGCTCAAATAagatttatgtataatttataaaaaaaaatttgatagttGGGAGAGGCCATTACCCTCCTTAGCTTGTACTAATTCCACCTCTGACATAATTCACTTTATAATTCTACGAATGACATcgtacaaaaaataataaaatatgttgTGTTTACGCAAATAAATTTCATACTTTTATTTACATATAGTATAATTTCGTcatcaaaatatattaataaactcACATTAACTTTTATTACTTTCACAAATACCTTTTGAACTTTATTATTCTCACATTTATAAGATTTTGAAAGAAATCAAAATTTAGCTgagtaaaagaaaggaaaaaaatgtgTTTATTTTTTAACTGAATTTCAATACAaaacgataaaaaaaaattttgaaataatattaaattattgtcATAAAGTGTGCTTCTTGCggtataaaattttttgaaaatatcacGTCAATATTGTaaattatcttttctatttaaaaaaaatacctcgCGCCTTACCAAatggaattttaaaattaaaaataaaaaactctctTTTCTTACACTAAGGAGCAttcacatttttaaaaaaaatattaaaatcattcttctcGTCTAATGCGAGAAACTtttcacattaaaaaaaaaaagaaaagtctaAGGGACCAGcagttttgttaaattttggtcaGCATGTAATCAGCAGaagaaggtgagccattggatgaaatctcacaccatcaaatcatcattgatggatAATTGATGgttaacaatcacaaaaattactggtccctagcattgctcaaaaaaaaataaagccacTCTTCTCTCCAAATGCGAGAAAGTGGAATCCACCATCCCTATTCAACATTTTTCATCCCCATTTTTGCGAATGACACACAAAATTTTTATATCCAAATTGTTCACCCCCTCTcggattgtttatttttttatattttatttatgttatatatgtaGATTAATAGTGGATTATTAGgagtgaatttttcaaaaataatttaaattacgtGGTATACAGTATTGTGGGTCTTTATAAAAATGCTAATAACGTTTtgtctttttataattaaaaaatctttttattataaaacgtCATTCACGTTTTGTGCTACTACGATAAAACATCAAAAGGATTAAATATTCTCGTGTTTCATGTTAAAATCACCGCTATGTAAAAAAATTGCCTTAAAATGCTTGTCTCGTCTTcgattgtttatttttttatattttattatgttcTATATATATTTTGGTATGAACAAATATGCTTTTACTTGGGCTTGTAGTTGTAGACgttttttcttgtgtgttttctttttgCTATTGCTTTTGAATAAGCCCATTTCAATAATGGCAACAACATGGATCCGGTCATAAAGCGCAGATGTACATTAAGGAGAAGATTTCGGTTTATTGGACGAAAGAAATAATACTGGGGCTCATACTCATAACATATTGGGCtttatattaattgaattcaattggTACCTGTACCGTTTCAATTAGGCTTTTTTTAAGCCTGTAGTATTTTTGCCTTGCTAGGAGGTGCAATGGGTTCAAATCCTAGCTATGCCTAGAAAATTGTATATCAAAACCCATTGAAAAAATGAAGGGGTGTGTGTAAGGGTActtagccaaaaaaaaaaaaaaaaacttttaaccaACTTGAGTTATTTCAGTGGTTAGTTCACTCGTCCGCTTATTAAGCAAGTGTCGAGGGTTCGAATTCCGCCTTCTGCATGCAACAACTCATTGAGCAGCAGCAGACCCTTAATGAAGCTCGTATTaacgacggattagtccttatcCTGTCGAGTTAGGGGATACCGTgagcaactaaaaaaaattaaggacCCTTGATGCGTGTATAACTCAAGGTTGCTAGAACTGAATCGGTGAATGAACCGATGAAATAACTAGTTAAATAATTTAGTGGTCTAACTGGAGTCAAACCGCAGTTGAaccagtttaattaaatatacaataaaattattagaaattcaATATgtaattcaaatatttaaattcaatgacttctaaagtaataaaattcaaaattttataatttcacataataaattatccattaaaaattcataatcattttcaaacatcaaaatttatAACTTAAAATGAATTCTCAAACAAGCAAttggataaaaaaaaagagaattttttGCTTCAATGAATTTATACAAGTTTCTCTATATGGCCTTATAGATTCCACTCCTTTTCCATTTCACacaacaagaaatacaaaaatactatGTGATGTGGCACCTGTTAACATACCTCAGCAAACACAAGCAACCAAGATGAGATGGTGATTAACATAACAATACACCAAAAAATCTTTAGTAAGAAGGAAGACAGATTCATCATTAattattacattcttttcttttatGGCTCTTTTCCAAAATCACTATAACAACATATATCATTTTGTAGTTGTTTCATCTATAAGATACTACCAACAACAATACAAATTATATACAGCAATATAAAATCTCAGCCAGCAAAAAATCCACATTCACCAAAGTTAATCAAATTGAACTTATCATTGTTTTTGACAATTATATTAACCAGAATCTATTCTGTTTagcaacaaaaatagaaaaatacaacaaTTTAGAGATTAGAACCATTATAATTaacaattcaaaaaaaattaactgaaaTTATTGAAGAACTCAAGTAGAATACGAGGAAGAGAGAATAGCATAATAACATAATCAGAATATCAGAATAACATAACCAACCTGTGTAATTTCTCAGCGGCAAAAGAGGGATGTTTGTactttagagagagagagaaagagagtgtgttagagagagagagaaagagagagagagagagagtgtgtgtgtgtgtacaaGAAAAATGCTGAATACGTCGGATTTAGCATCGAATGCTAGCGGTGAAATTTCTGTCGGATATATCGGCGGTAATGGTATCAAATTCGTAAGGTTTAGTAATTACCGGCGGGATTTAGAATCCGACAGTaatatttggagggaaataaaaataaaatggcgCGTTCTTTACCGGCAGATTTTTCCAACAGTAAAGGTAATTAGTGAAACAGTGTATTTTGGTGACCCACAAAGTTTTACCGTCGAAAAAGTCCGATGGTATACGACGGTAACTGAGACGTAAATTTAAAATGCGAACCCTCTTCCTTCTCATTCAAATTCACTCCTTCTTTCActaaaccaccaaaaacaccatCTCCTTCCCTCTCCCTTCCCTTTCCCCAATACGACCCTCTTCCGCCGCCGACACCGTTACGACCACAACCCCCTCTCTGTCATCGTTAGCCCACCCACCCTGAGACcctttcgttcttcttcttctccctcttctctcctTGCCACTTCACTATTAACCTTCTCCGTTCTCTGAACCGCCCACGCCACACCACAGAGCCACCACCGCCACTCCTCAGCTTTGCCTTTCTAGTGTCTGCTCGTCATCGCCACCACCATTGCCGTGCCTATTTTGTCCTCTTCGAATCGATTCTGCCTCTACAAAAATCAGTAACAGATTCAACTGTGAATATTAAAAATAGAAGCTTGTATGCATAATATTGATGCATGTTGAAATTTGATTAGATTATACTCTATTTTGTTAATTGAAATCTCTATATTATGCTAAAATATTTTgttgtaaattgaaaaaaattgtcaAGCTATCCATTTTAATAGATCCAAAAATGATTGAGAAATTAAGTTATATTGAAGCATATGTTGCTTAATAAGGAtgcatatttgaaaaagaaaactagtTTAACCTGTTCTTCTGTTTGATAAAAGTGGATATGGGTGTTTATGTCTGGTTGTTTATATCCAACTGCTTTTTTTTAATAGATTATATATACATGTATGTAAACTACATATTAAATGAAACATTATTCTAATAGATTTTGTTAGTAGAGTGAAAAAtctttgttttctatttaattattgttttctttttcctatGAAAACCTAGTTAGATGATGTATATGATGAGTATGGAGACTGCATTTTTATACGTGTTTGAAGATGGATGAATTTGAGTTTATGAATATGCTGaggttttgttgattgttgaattggtttttcttattttgattttgaatttgaactttgaatttcAACTTTGAAAAGTGTTTTGATTATTGGATTGAATTGCTGAATATTGTTGCAGAGTTGTTCAACATTGTCTGAAAGATGTTCATTGACTATGTTACAGCTGGTTTTGATACATGCAGACATGACGACAGGAAGAAGTATTGCGGATCAGGCTGCCAGTCATGGTCGCAGCCGTGGTCGGGGTAGAGGGAGGGTTTCCTCTAGTACCCCCAAGACTTCTGGATCCTCTCCCTCTACTCTGACCACCCTGGTCACACCACAGGTTGCAGGCTTAGCGGACCAGCTGTTCATCATGGTCGCTAACCCACAACTACGTGACACCGTCCATGGTTGACAACGCTGCCTCCTACTGCTCACCATCCCACATCCACGACGATGCCGAGTCCAGCGATGGATGCCGCAGTCCCAGAGTCCAGCCACGACAGTGAGGCAATCGCTGATGCCCCTCCACTACCTACCATCGTATAGTTGCGCATTTGGCCTGATGGTGGCACGCGATAAGTATCACGTTCAATGCTcatgtatttttttgtttattgttttCTAGGTTTATTGATTATAATTCTTGTTGTGATGAGATTTCCTGAAAGTTGATTCCTATTTAGTAGATTTAGGTGGATTTATAATGCTGCTGgttattgttttctagttttattcaTTATGATTCCTGTTGTTACTGAGATTtcctaaaaattgattcttgtttagtggatttaggttgatttggaatGTTGCTGGTTATTGTCTTCTAGTTTTATTGATTATATTTCCGTTGTTGctgagatttcttgaaaattgattcctgtttagtgaatttaggttgaTTCTTATTTGTGGGTTATTGTTAGATTTTTGCCGAACTTGAACACATGTACTTAGGAAATGACGAATGTCATTAGGCTTATATACGACCAGTCTTGGCCCAGCTACACGGGCGGTAATTACTTTCattgtttctattttaattctttttagctAGTTTATATACTCTATCTTGTCTAACTGAATTTAAAGCTTCTTTGTTGCAGTTGCACTTCATTTGGGATGCTGAGCACGACCTAGCCATCTGGAATATATTCGACTATAAGATAGGTCATCAGCTCTAGCAGATGCTGGATTATGTTCGCCACAGTCGGGACTAGCGGACGCGCTGGCTTCGATTGGAGGTAAAGAAGGGTCTGTTTGTTCATTGGGAGACCAATGTGGGGTTTAGGTATCAGCGTCTCACCAACCGACCTAACAGGGTATCAGAGAGGTTGTCAAAGTACACCGGCGACTCGACGACCTTCATGAAGACCAAGGCCAGGCTGGTATGTAGTTCCTGTAATATTGTTAATAACTTCGTTATGTTATCTGTTTTGCATATCATTACTAGGAATTCTAATAATTTAGTATTTCAATGTAACTTGTGTAGTCAAAGTCGTTGGACCGCGAGGCCACATCGGCCAGGACCTTCAAGTACACCCACATGCTGAAGGAGAATAAAGTGAGATTTGTTAATCAGTGGTCTCAAgaccattatgtgagtaaacatatGTCTGATTATCTTCTGCTATGAAATTATTAGATATTAACTATATATTTGTCTTAGCTTACTAATCACACGGTAACTGTGTTAATTGCACATGAGTCCTACACATAGAGATTGGAGGCCGCAACTCAGCAGTCTCAGCAAAGTAGGAAAGACGCCGCCGATGGATCTGCGGCCTCAATCGTCGACCCAGATGCGGTTTGGCGCGAGACAGCTTCAGTCCCATACAAGAACCACGTATACGGGATGAGATCATTCTTTGCTAGCAGCCTCTGCACCTCGACGTTGAGGCCATCGTTAGGCTCCACCACCAGTCAAGTTGTCCAGCCCGAGGAAGGCATGGATTTGAAGCTCCAAGTGCAAGAGCTCCAGCACAGCCTTTATCAACAGGCTCAGGAGCTTAATGATTATCGGGAGAGGTATCAAGAGATCCTCGTGACATCTACGGATGAGTTCAGGCTGGAGCTTAGGGAGTCGCTAGAGCGGATGCAGCATATGGAGATTCAGATAGAAGTATACCAGGCCCAGATGCGCGCCGCTGGCATCAACCCTGTTGGTGGTAGCACCGCTGCTGATGGCAGCGGTCCTGCTGCAGGTGGCAGTGGTAGCGCTAGCGGCACACGGACATCCTCATCGCTGACTCAGGGTCACGGGATTGACAATGACGACGATGACTACCTGGATCTGTAGATATTaggtttttgttttattatttcatacattaatttggtatacttgacttttatttaatttgcaCACTGTATTGTTTATTAATTGACCACTAATTGtgtgaaaaaatttaaatttaaaattaaaattgagcatttatttcaaattaaaaaaaataaaatagcagTAACATGGCGAAAAACAACATGTTTTGGCACTAACATTACCGTCGGATTAATCAATTCATTTCCTGAGCTGGTAATCTGTCGTAAAATTCGATGGTAATTATTGCCGACGAAATAAAGCCGATGGTAAACATTTACCGGCAAGGTTTATGTTGTCTGATTGTTTCCAATGGTAAATTCGACAGTAAATTGATTACTGTGGATAAATCCGATAgtactcaacattttttttagagagagagagagagagagagagagagagagagagagagagatggatgGAGTACGAACTCGACGATGATGCGATGGGGGATCTCTGCTGACGAGAGGAGCAGACCTTCGAGAAGTGAGAAAGGCAACTACTGTTGTCACTGCTAGGCTAATAATAATATCTGCTGATGATGGCTGCTTTACTTTGGTGATTTTCTTTGAGGCTTTGATATGTTAGGCTTCTTAAGAAAGGGAGCTTTtgattttgagagagagagaaatagggAGGGTCCAATATATGTTCTGCTTcagctattattattattattattattattattattattattattattattattattattattattgagaaaACGATGCCGTTTTAAAGAGTGGGTACAATGAACCGTGCCttcaaaaaattcgaaaaattcaTTCAATTCACCAATTAGTTAACTGTTGTTTCAATCGATTTTTTAACCAATTTTTtgtaaaacaatttttaaaattagccGAACCAACCAAAACCGATTTCCGGTTAACCGACCGGTTTTTGCAGAACCTTGGTATAACTATATATGATTGTGTCTATAATAAGCTtcacaaaacacaagaaagaaagATAGAGACACAATGTGTGCGCGAGACTTGAGTGTGAGTGGGCAGCGGCAGGATAGAGCATAAAGGTGACACGTGTCACCGACCAGCTGGCGTTGAGAAGCGTGCACACGTGGCTTGTGCTTTGGGCAAAGAACCTAAAAGAGAGAAATTGTTAAAGTAAATTAAGTTTCATTAATGAGATGATCAGGCTGGAAGCGACGGTGATAAACAATTAGACAAACAAAGCGTGATATGATTAAGAAAGAAAGAATCCGATACTTGTCTCACGTGCTCATCATCCTTACCGTTTAAGAACCAAGAATCACAATTTCTCTTTACCATAACTTCTCATACCAGACCAACCCACTAAAATACAAATAGGGATCAGAAATGTGGTCAATATCACGAAGAAAAAAGAGAGACCGTCTATACCCAAATAAAAATTGATGTTTTCATAAGGAAGCCATCGAAGGCTTTCCACAAATTGAGATTTGGCCGTAGAAGGATCGAATTGTATCCGAGGAACAGGGGAATACAAAAAAGTAATAAGAGAGGCACACAGACCAATCAAGCGTATCGGTCGTATTCTTGAATTTGGGCAAACGATATAAGTAGACTTAAAAACCACCCCCTCTTCCTTCCATGCATGTTTCCGTTTGCTTCTAGTAACTCCCGAATACGTTTTCCACCATtgtaaacattattattattgtttctctttgAATCTTTCGTTCCACTTCACGGTGGTTTTCTTTCTCATCACAATCGAATTTGTCAAGATCAACAAATAATAATGGGCAAGTTGTGGACCTTGATCACCCAACTTCATTCCCTTGCCGGGTATGCATATGAGcttatcattcttctattctattCAACATAACCCTTATCTTTTCTTCATTTCGTgcattcttaattattattactgATTAATTTCTTGTGTGTGTTTGTGTTCACCCTTTTTTCAGGCCAGTCTTGACGTTATTGTACCCTCTGTGAGTATCTGGAAATTAAAACCGTACCATTAACATATAAacatcaatttatttatttattaatgaatTAATAACTTGTTGTGTATGCTATTGTGGTAGATATGCATCGGTGATAGCGATAGAGAGCACATCCAAGTTAGACGACGAGCAGTGGCTTGCTTATTGGATCATTTATTCGTTTCTGTCTCTCATGGAAATGCTTCTCCAGCCCCTCTTGGAGTGGTCAGTTATATAATATATCAGTATCATTGCTTCTATTTTTGATTTGCAATTAAAATGGATTATGAGCAGAGAATAGCATGCATGTGGCATATATATTATTGCAGGGTACCAATATGGTACGATGTGAAGCTATTGGTGGTGGCATGGCTGGTATTGCCGCAGTTCAAAGGTGCGGCTTTCTTGTATGAAAGGTTTGTGAGGCAGCACATTCGCAAATACATAACTCAAGGGAAGCACCATTCTTCCTCCGACGGTGCTACCCATCCCAAGATTAGTGCTACCCATCCCAAGATTAGGTTCATGGACTTCATCACACCCAAGAAAGTGAGCAACAACtttccttattttttattttttatttattaaattacatTCGTTAATTTCTGATGTAAAATTTTGAGATCGTGCGTGGTTGTGATTTTGTGGGAACAGGATTCATGAGTGTCATTGGAAGGAAGCTAGGTGCCAATAATAATGAATAATGTGAATGCTGTCCAGTGGATGCCTTTT
This genomic window contains:
- the LOC112790949 gene encoding HVA22-like protein e, with product MGKLWTLITQLHSLAGPVLTLLYPLYASVIAIESTSKLDDEQWLAYWIIYSFLSLMEMLLQPLLEWVPIWYDVKLLVVAWLVLPQFKGAAFLYERFVRQHIRKYITQGKHHSSSDGATHPKISATHPKIRFMDFITPKKDS